A genomic region of Oenanthe melanoleuca isolate GR-GAL-2019-014 unplaced genomic scaffold, OMel1.0 S013, whole genome shotgun sequence contains the following coding sequences:
- the LOC130266312 gene encoding E3 ubiquitin-protein ligase NEDD4-like: protein MMLGKPITLKDMESVDSEYYNSLKWILENDPTELDLTFCIDEENFGQGFTELLPIDPIKIFDENELELLMCGLGDVDVSGWRQHTIYKNGYCPNHPAVLLMDAEKWIRLLQFVTGTSRVPMNGAGQGRDRAVPEGRAREEPG from the exons ATGATGCTGGGGAAGCCCATAACCCTGAAGGACATGGAGTCAGTG GATAGTGAATACTACAACTCTCTGAAGTGGATCCTGGAAAATGACCCCACCGAGCTGGATCTCACGTTTTGCATAGATGAGGAAAACTTTGGGCAG GGATTCACAGAACTGCTTCCTATCGACccaattaaaatttttgatgaaaatgagCTGGAG TTACTGATGTGTGGCCTTGGTGACGTGGATGTCAGCGGCTGGAGACAACACACCATCTACAAAAATGGTTACTGCCCAAATCACCCT gctgtgctgctgatggacGCTGAGAAGTGGATCcggctgctgcagtttgtgacCGGGACGTCCCGCGTGCCCATGAACGGGGCAGGACAGGGGCGGGACCGGGCAGTCCCAGAAGGCAGAGCCCGGGAGGAACCGGGATGA